TCCCAGCCCGACGCGCCGCGCGCGTCGATCCCTCGATCGCGCTGCGGCAGAGTTGATGGCGGACCGCGAGGTCCCGTCTACAGATAGTCGGTCCGACGGATTGCTCCGGACCTCGGTCAGGTGGAGGGCGGGTCTCCAGACCCGGCTACGATCCCACCCGGAACCCGATCATTTGTTGGGCCGTCCCTGAAGCGCTCTTGGCGTCGATCTCGATGATGTACTCGCCGGCCGCCAGCGACGCGAGCGGAAAATCGATCAGATACGGCTTGCCGTCAGCCGCCTGGATCGGCACGTCGGCCATCGACGTACCCGCACGATTCAACAACTTCGCGGTCACCTCCGGCTTGGCGCCCCCAGTCGCGTAGGCGTCGAGGCGGACCAGCAGGCGCTCGCCGCGGCTGAACTCGCGCGAAGTAATCGGACGCGCGTCCGCGTAGTTGCGGATCTGGAGCGCCTCGCGCGCCGTGCGGGCGCGGTAGACGCGTGGCGTGCTGAACGACACCTGGGTCTGTGCGTAGTCCGGCACCGTGACCGACTGCGTGGTCGAGTCGATCACCTGTCCGCTGTCGTCCTCGACGACGATCTTCAGGTCGATCTGTCCGGGCGGCGCATTGAACGACGCGCTCGCCGCCGGCAGCTCCGCGGCCACCGGCATGTCGGGGTTGCCGGGCGCCGGCGCCACCATCGGCGCGTCCGAGTCGGGGATGCGGCCGCGGAAGATCGGGCGGCCGTCGGCGGCGGTCGCGGTCAACTGCACGCGCGCCGCGGTGCTCCCGCCCTTCGAGGGCAATGCTTCCCAGACGAAGGTGACGAGATCCTGGCCGTTCCCGCCGCGGTCGGTCCCCGTCCAGAAACGCGCCTTGTGCTCGCGCGCCGGATCGACGATCGTGTTCAGCGCGTTGGTCACCTCCGGCTTCGCTTCGGTCCTCGGGCCCGCGCTCGCCCTGGCGGCGTCGTCGGTGGTGTAGGCCCAGTATCCCTTGCGGAAACGCACCTCGACGTTGGGCCGCTTCACGCGGACGTCGATCGTGTGGAACTTGCCGTCGGTCGGCGCGGTCACCGAGGTGTAGCCGAGCAGGTAGTAGCCGCTCGCGTCCCGGATGATCTGTTTCATCGCCTTGCCGAGGTCGTTGCGGTTGACGATGGCCCGGCCGTCGGTGTTGTCGGCCAGGACGCGCAGCGAGTCGGTGGTCGACTGGAGGTTGGTGCGATCGGTCTGCAGGCTGACGCCTTCGCTCACGTCGTACTCGAACACCGCCAGCCCGCGGGGATCGACGGCATAAATGGACGTGTTGTTGCGGTTGCACATCTCGTAGACGTCCTTCAGCCGGTCGATCAGATCGACCGACGTGAAGAACTGCTCGGTCTGCGCCCGCTGGTCGGTGACGTCCTGGCCAGGACGCGCGGTGTTGCCGACGCCGGGCATCGCGGCGATCGGATTCGAGAGCTGCAGCGGCAGGTTCGCGGTGAAGCCTTCGCTGACGAACACCAGCTGCTTGCGCCCCTCACGCATGGAGCCGAGCTGCGCCGCGGCGGCGCGCAGCGCCCCCATGGTGACGTCGTTGCGGACCGACTCCACCTGCACCGTCGGGTAGTAGGCGTACTTCTCCTCGAATTCGTTGCGCGGCAGGTAGTCTCCCTTGCGCCCCTCGAAGTGCTCGATCGCCGAGATGAGCGACGCCTTGTTGCGCGTGAAGGTCAGGGCGCTGGCCGGCGTCAGCGGATACATGATCGCCATCATGTCCTGCGGCGCGAGCAGGTTGACGAAATCGACGAGCGGCTGTCGGACGACCATGTCGTTGCCGCGGCGGACGTGGTAGTCGTCGAGCAGCATGATGAACAGCCGCACGTCCGGCTTCTTCGCCTCGAGCTCCTGGTCCGACTCGTTCAGGATCTCCTTCGGCTGGTAGCTTCGCGTCAGCTCGTCGATCTTGACGACGTCGAAACTCTCGACCTTCTGCGGACGGCGGTCCTCGCGGACCTCGAAATCGTCCGGTTTCATGTCGAGGACGACTTCGCCGGTCTTCTTGTCGGTGACGATGACGTCGACACTGATGAAGTTGATGCCGCTGCGGATCACCGGACGCTGCGGCTGCGGCGTCTGCGCGGCTGCCGGCGGCGTCGCCGGCGGCGGGGATGGCGGTTGCTGGGCCTGCGCGATAAGCAGGCCGGCCGCGAGGAGAGCGTACACTCGCATAGCCCGATGATAACATCCCGATCATGGCGGAACAGACGATCGCGCGCGCCCAGCCATTGACGGTCCTTGCCGAAGACGAGGCGATCTTCCGCGGCAGCGTCGGCGAGTTCGCCGAAGCTCAGGTGCGGCCGCTGGTGCGCGAGATGGACGACCACGCGAAGATTCCGCGCACGTTGATCGACCGGATGTTCGAGCTCGGAGTCATGGGGATCGAGATTCCCGAGAGCTACGGCGGCGCCGGCGCCAGCTTCTTCCATTCCGTGCTCGCGGTCGAGGCATTCTCGCGCGTCGACCCCTCGATCGGCGTGCTGGTCGACGTGCAGAACACGCTGGTCATCAACGCGTTCCTGCGTTGGGGGAGCGAGGAGATCAAGCGCCGCTACTTGCCGCGGCTGGCCGCGACGGACGTCGGCGCCTACGCCCTGTCGGAGGCCGGTTCGGGCAGCGACGCGTTCGCGTTGACGACCCGCGCCCGCGAGGATGCCGACGCCTATGTGGTCAGCGGCCGCAAGCTGTGGATCACCAACGGCAACGAGGCCAACATCTTCCTCGTCTTCGCCACGGTCGATCCCGGCGCCGGCTACCGCGGCATCACCGCGTTCGTCGTCGAGCGCGGGTTCCCCGGGTTCAGCGTCGGCAAGAAGGAGGACAAGCTCGGCATCCGGGCCAGCAGCACCTGCGAGCTGATTCTCGAGGACTGCCGCGTGCCGAGGGCCAACGTCCTCGGCGAGGTCGGCAAGGGCTACAAGACGGCCATCGAGACGCTGAACGAGGGACGGATCGGCATCGGCGCGCAGATGCTCGGCCTCGCCGCGGCCGCGCTCGATCACACGATCAAATACACGAGAGAGCGCAAGCAGTTCGGCCGGGCGATCGCCGAGTTCCAGGCCGTGCAGCACCAGATCGCGCGCGCCGCGGTCGACGTGGAAGCGGCGCGGCTCACCGTCTACAACGCGGCGCGGCTGCGCGATGCCGGCAGGCCGTTTCTCACCGAGGCGGCGATCTGCAAGATCCTCGCGTCAGAGGTCGCCGAGCGGGTCGCCTCGCTCGCCGTGAACCTGTTCGGTGGCAACGGCTTCGTCAAGGAGTATCCGGTCGAGAAGCTGTACCGCGACGCGAAGATCGGCCAGATCTACGAGGGCACCTCAAACCTGCAGCTGCAGACGATCGCCAAGCAGATCCTCGGCTGATTTCGCCGCCGTTCCTGCTACTATCCGCCGTTCGGCAACAGCGAAGGAGGTTCGGATGAGAGTGGCAATCATTGTCGTGTGTACCGTGATGGGGTGCGCCGGCGGCGTACTCGTCGCCCAGGACAAGAAGGCGGCGGCGAAGAAAGCCGCGCCTGCCGCCGCGCCGTCGGACGCCGCCGCGATCAAGAAGGCGATCTCGGCGGCGCCCGCCTCGATCGGCAAGGACGCCACCATCGTGGGCATGGATGAGAAGATGAACATGCGCACGATTCGCAAGGGCACCAACGGTTTCACCTGCATGGTCGCGGGGCCGGGACCAGACGCGATGTGCGCCGACCAGAATGCGATGGCGTGGTTCGACGCCTACATGAACAAGAAAGATCCGCCGCGAGACAAGATCGGCTTCGTCTACATGCTGGCGGGCGACAGCGGCGCCAGCAACACCGATCCGTTCGCGGAGAAGGCAACGCCGACCAACAACTGGGTCACGACCGGGCCGCACGTCATGATCGTCGGCGGCAAGGGCATGACCTCGGGGTACGTCCACGACGCCAAGGCAGATCCGACCGGGCCGTACGTGATGTGGGCGGGAACGCCGTACGAGCATCTCATGCTGCCGGTCAAGTGAGGCGCCGCGGCGGCGCGCTCGTGACCTGAGCGCCGGCGAGGCCCCGGAAGGGCGCCCGCCGGACGCCAAGCGCTAGAGAATCTGCTCCGCGATCACCATGCGCTGCACTTCCGAAGTGCCCTGATAAATCTCCGTCGCGCGGACGTCGCGGAGCAGCCGCTCGATCACCGATCCGCGCCGGTAGCCGTGCGAGGCGAAGATCTGCATGGCCCGATCGGCGGCGCGGTGTGCCGCCTCGGACGCGGCGAGCTTGGCCATCGCCGCCTCGAGGGTGGGCCGGTCGCTGCGGGTTCTGGCGTCGGCGGCCTTGAGCATCAGCATCCGCGCGGCGTCGAGCTCGGTCGCGCTGTCGGCCAGCATCCACTGAATCGCCTGGAAGTTCGCGATCGGCTGGCCGAATGCCTCGTGCTGCTTGGCGTAGCCGAGCGCCGCATCGAGCGCCGCCTGGCCCACACCGAGCGCCTGCGCCGCGATGGCGACGCGGCCGCCGTCGAGCGCCCACATCGCGACGTGGAATCCGTCGGCTGGGCCGCCGAGCATCGCGTCGGGGCCGACGACCACTTCCTTCAGCTCGAGGTTCATGCAGCCAAGTCCGCGCACGCCGAGCGCGTCGCCGGCCGGCACGCGGACGATCCCCGGCGCGTCGAGCGGCACGAGAAACGCGCCGACGCCGCGGCCGCGGCTGCCGGGCTGAGTCGCGGCGAACACGATGGCGAGATCCGCCGCGGCCGCGTTCGCCACCCAGACCTTCCGTCCGTTGAGCACGTAACCGTGGCCGTCGAGCCGCGCGACGGTCTGCTGGTTGGCAGCGTCCGATCCGGCCTGTTCTTCCGACAGAGCGAACGCGCCGAGCATCGCGCCCGACGCGAGGCGGCCGAGCCACGTCGCCTTCTGCGACGCCGACCCGAACCGCGCGATCGGCTCGGCGACGAGTGAGTTGTTGACGCTGGCAATGACCGACACGACCGCGCTCGCCGCCGCGAGCGCCTCGAGCGCCAGCGCGTAGCTGACGTAGTCGAGTCCGGCGCCCCCCTGCTCGCGCGGAATCGTGACGCCGAGCAGGCCGCGGGAGGCCATCGCCTGCACGAGATCGCGAGGAAACTCGTCGGTGTCGTCGATCGACTGCGCGCGGGGGGCGATCGCCGCGGCCGCAAACGCTGCGATCTCGCCCTGGTAGGCGATCTGGTGCGCGTCGAAGTCGAGAATCACGGAACCATTATCCCCCGGCGTGCCGGCGTTGGCGCTATCGGGGAATCTGCCGCTCCAGCAATTCGGAGACATGCGCGAGGGCGGGATAGTCGCGGTCGTTGTGCAGCACGGTCAGACCGTGGCGGATGGCGCAGGCCGCAATGAGGCAGTCCACCCCGGAGCGGACCGTGATCCCCGCCCGCCGCGCCCGTCGATACAGATCGACTGCGTCCAGATAGACGCGCTCGCCAACCGGCGACTCCACCATGGGGAACGCCAGCATCGCCTCGCGCGCAGTGCGGAACGCCAGGTCGCCCGTAAATCCCTGCAGCACTTCCTGGACGACCGGCAGGCAGGTGACGATCTCGTCGAAGTCGACGATCTCCTCCAACCTCAGGCGCGGCGGCTTGCGGAACACCTCGATCCAGGCGGATGAGTCAACGAGGATCACGCCGCTTCTTTCCGTATGCCGATCGATCCCCGCGCATCATGGCCAGATCGCCTTCCCAGGCGCCGCTGCCTGCCAGATCCAGGATCCGCCGCGCCTTCGAGCGCCGGACGAACTCCTGCATCGCCCGCTGCACGGCGGCCGAGTAGGTGCGCTCGCCGCTGATCTTCAGCGTCTCCTCGAGCAAGGCCGCGTCAAGCACAAGATTCGTGCGTTTCATGTGTAGAGTGTGGCATAGACAATCCGGAATGCAAGCATCTCTCTGGTCCGGCGCGTGCGGAAGGGGGCGCACCCGCAGTTCCGATCAGCGCCGGTGACGGTCGTCTGACTTTGGTGGGGATCCCTGGAAACGGCTCTGCCTCGCGGCTCGGCGTCTCCGTACTGTCACTCTGGCGACGAGTCCGCGATCCGCGCGAAGACCGGGCGCAGTCGCGCCGCCGTCTCCGGCAGTTCCTCCGGGAGGACGCGCGTCTGCCCGACGACGCTCATGAAACTGGTGTCGCCGGCCCAGCGCGGCACGACGTGCAGGTGAACGTGATCGAGAATGCCGGCGCCGGCCGGGCTGCCCAGGTTGATCCCCATGTTCAGCCCCTGGGGCTGATAGATCTCGGTCAGCGCCGCTTCCGCGACCGACGCCAGCTCGACGAGCTCCGCGCGCTCCCCTGTCGTGGCGGCGCGGAGGCTCGCGATGTGCCGGTTGGGGATCACCATGAGGTGACCGTTGTTATAAGGAAAGAGATTGAGAATGACGAAACAGGCGCGGCCGCGGTGCACGATCAGCGGGTCGCCCTCACCGCTCGCGAGGGCGGCGCAGAACACGCAGCCCCCGGCGCTGGCCTTGCCCGTGATGTAGGCCAGCCGCCAAGGGCTCCACAAGTGCTCCACGCTAGACTCCGGCGAGATCCGATCCGCTCGCAGCCGGCGGCGCCTGGGGCGCCTCTGGCTCGCGGTTGATCAGCTCCTTCAGCTCTTTGCCGGGTTTGAAGTAGGGGACCTTCTTAGGCGGCACGTCCACCTTGTCCCCCGTCTTGGGATTGCGTCCCTTGCGCGGCTCGCGGCGCCGCAGACGGAAGCTGCCGAATCCGCGCAACTCGATCTTCTCGCCGCGATGCAGCGCGTCGATGATGCTCTTGAAGACCGTGTCGACGATGACCTCGGAATGCTTCTTGGTCAGGTCGGAAACACGCGAGACTTCTTCGACGAGCTCCGCCTTGGTCATGCTGCCGGTATTCATGGTCGCTCCCTTTGGTCGCTCCCGGTGCTCAGGGTGCTAAAGGTGCTGGGGGTGCCACGGGTGCTGGTGCTGGGGGTGCCGAGGGTGCTGAAGGTGCTGGTGCGAAAGGTGCTAAAGGTGCGAAGGGTGCCGACGGTGCTGGTGCCAGCAGTGCTGGTGGTGCCGGAGGCGCCGAGGGGGCTGATGCTGCGCACCCCTGGCGCCCTTCGCACCAGCACCCTTTGCACCGTTGGCACCTTTAGCACCTTTAGCACCTTTAGCACCGTCAGTCCCGGCTCACTGCTGATGCTTGAAGTGATCGCCCAGCGTCGCTTCCGGCCGGCCGCTCGACTCGGAATAGGCCTCCCAGTCGGCGCGGAACTCCTCGTTCTTGAGCGCCCGGATCGACAGGCCGATCTTCCGCTCCGACGGGATCAGCTTGATGATCTTCATCTGGTAGCTCTCGCCGACCTGCAGATCGAGCTTGCCGTCCTTCCCCTTCTGATGGGAGTCGTCGAACTCGCTGACGTGGATCAACCCCTCGATCCCTTCCACCAGCTCGACGAACGCGCCGAAGTTCGTCATCCGCGCGATCTTCCCCTCGATGGTGTCGCCGACATGATGCTGCTGGAAGAACTCGTCCCAGACATCGGTCTGCAGCTGCTTGAGCCCGAGCGACAGCCGCTGGTTCTCGGCGTCGATGTTGAGCACCATCGCCTCGACGGTGTCCCCCTTCTTGAGCGCCTCCGACGGGTGCTTCAGCCGCTTGCTCCACGACATGTCGGAGATGTGGATCAGGCCGTCGATGCCTTCCTCGACCTCGACGAACGCGCCGAACTCGGTCAGGTTGCGCACCTTGCCGGTGATCGTCGTGC
This genomic window from Vicinamibacterales bacterium contains:
- a CDS encoding acyl-CoA dehydrogenase family protein; this translates as MILDFDAHQIAYQGEIAAFAAAAIAPRAQSIDDTDEFPRDLVQAMASRGLLGVTIPREQGGAGLDYVSYALALEALAAASAVVSVIASVNNSLVAEPIARFGSASQKATWLGRLASGAMLGAFALSEEQAGSDAANQQTVARLDGHGYVLNGRKVWVANAAAADLAIVFAATQPGSRGRGVGAFLVPLDAPGIVRVPAGDALGVRGLGCMNLELKEVVVGPDAMLGGPADGFHVAMWALDGGRVAIAAQALGVGQAALDAALGYAKQHEAFGQPIANFQAIQWMLADSATELDAARMLMLKAADARTRSDRPTLEAAMAKLAASEAAHRAADRAMQIFASHGYRRGSVIERLLRDVRATEIYQGTSEVQRMVIAEQIL
- a CDS encoding HIT domain-containing protein — its product is MWSPWRLAYITGKASAGGCVFCAALASGEGDPLIVHRGRACFVILNLFPYNNGHLMVIPNRHIASLRAATTGERAELVELASVAEAALTEIYQPQGLNMGINLGSPAGAGILDHVHLHVVPRWAGDTSFMSVVGQTRVLPEELPETAARLRPVFARIADSSPE
- a CDS encoding acyl-CoA dehydrogenase, producing MAEQTIARAQPLTVLAEDEAIFRGSVGEFAEAQVRPLVREMDDHAKIPRTLIDRMFELGVMGIEIPESYGGAGASFFHSVLAVEAFSRVDPSIGVLVDVQNTLVINAFLRWGSEEIKRRYLPRLAATDVGAYALSEAGSGSDAFALTTRAREDADAYVVSGRKLWITNGNEANIFLVFATVDPGAGYRGITAFVVERGFPGFSVGKKEDKLGIRASSTCELILEDCRVPRANVLGEVGKGYKTAIETLNEGRIGIGAQMLGLAAAALDHTIKYTRERKQFGRAIAEFQAVQHQIARAAVDVEAARLTVYNAARLRDAGRPFLTEAAICKILASEVAERVASLAVNLFGGNGFVKEYPVEKLYRDAKIGQIYEGTSNLQLQTIAKQILG
- a CDS encoding integration host factor subunit beta, which produces MNTGSMTKAELVEEVSRVSDLTKKHSEVIVDTVFKSIIDALHRGEKIELRGFGSFRLRRREPRKGRNPKTGDKVDVPPKKVPYFKPGKELKELINREPEAPQAPPAASGSDLAGV
- a CDS encoding PIN domain-containing protein, translating into MFRKPPRLRLEEIVDFDEIVTCLPVVQEVLQGFTGDLAFRTAREAMLAFPMVESPVGERVYLDAVDLYRRARRAGITVRSGVDCLIAACAIRHGLTVLHNDRDYPALAHVSELLERQIPR
- a CDS encoding VWA domain-containing protein; translation: MRVYALLAAGLLIAQAQQPPSPPPATPPAAAQTPQPQRPVIRSGINFISVDVIVTDKKTGEVVLDMKPDDFEVREDRRPQKVESFDVVKIDELTRSYQPKEILNESDQELEAKKPDVRLFIMLLDDYHVRRGNDMVVRQPLVDFVNLLAPQDMMAIMYPLTPASALTFTRNKASLISAIEHFEGRKGDYLPRNEFEEKYAYYPTVQVESVRNDVTMGALRAAAAQLGSMREGRKQLVFVSEGFTANLPLQLSNPIAAMPGVGNTARPGQDVTDQRAQTEQFFTSVDLIDRLKDVYEMCNRNNTSIYAVDPRGLAVFEYDVSEGVSLQTDRTNLQSTTDSLRVLADNTDGRAIVNRNDLGKAMKQIIRDASGYYLLGYTSVTAPTDGKFHTIDVRVKRPNVEVRFRKGYWAYTTDDAARASAGPRTEAKPEVTNALNTIVDPAREHKARFWTGTDRGGNGQDLVTFVWEALPSKGGSTAARVQLTATAADGRPIFRGRIPDSDAPMVAPAPGNPDMPVAAELPAASASFNAPPGQIDLKIVVEDDSGQVIDSTTQSVTVPDYAQTQVSFSTPRVYRARTAREALQIRNYADARPITSREFSRGERLLVRLDAYATGGAKPEVTAKLLNRAGTSMADVPIQAADGKPYLIDFPLASLAAGEYIIEIDAKSASGTAQQMIGFRVGS
- a CDS encoding type II toxin-antitoxin system VapB family antitoxin gives rise to the protein MKRTNLVLDAALLEETLKISGERTYSAAVQRAMQEFVRRSKARRILDLAGSGAWEGDLAMMRGDRSAYGKKRRDPR